The Scyliorhinus canicula chromosome 5, sScyCan1.1, whole genome shotgun sequence genome window below encodes:
- the ppp1r3g gene encoding protein phosphatase 1 regulatory subunit 3G encodes MEEPDPAISPAVHRDLQTELKVAPTSCSSHSLQLTLGSSSNTSSSKNCSTASCNANSCGTSGYNSSKNCNITSCNTNRNCTTGCNTNRNSSTASCENSSGCNTYRNSSTTGCNANRNCTTGCNTNRNSGTTSCNTSSGCNTYRNCSTASCNSRNYSTASCNTSRNCSTASCNINRNFSAASCNTCSGCNTSRNCSAASCNTRSCNNSKTCNHGNNCNTNSCKTSCNSQAGDEGKVCELTHQPDGTCPEKEVLVSASSRQSNELRLNRRRTKSLPCLHDPSDFFSEFNGGLRKKVKFADSLGLSLASVKHFRASDEPYIPSKVFLRLQSFPAIVDDLNEKFKALGIHCLRPAFSMPCEASDFMQRAEKNRVCLENVTVRHFDVHGLIRVLNISYTKEVTVRYTFNNWLSSMDTPAKYVEGSSHLGTDQFSFVLSIPPFLDQGSFVHFAICYRADNEEYWDNNFDKNYSLQCESTSDEHANT; translated from the coding sequence ATGGAGGAGCCCGACCCTGCCATCTCCCCGGCGGTGCACCGGGACCTGCAGACAGAACTGAAGGTCGCGCCGACTTCTTGTTCCAGCCACTCTCTGCAACTCACCCTGGGGTCCAGCAgtaacaccagcagcagcaaaaaCTGCAGCACGGCCAGTTGCAACGCCAATAGCTGCGGCACCAGCGGCTACAACAGCAGCAAAAACTGCAACATCACCAGTTGCAACACCAACAGAAACTGCACAACTGGCTGCAACACCAACAGAAACTCCAGCACAGCCAGTTGCGAGAACAGCAGCGGCTGCAACACCTACAGAAACAGCAGCACAACTGGTTGCAACGCCAACAGAAACTGCACAACTGGCTGCAACACCAACAGAAACTCCGGCACAACCAGTTGCAACACCAGCAGCGGCTGCAACACCTACAGAAACTGCAGTACAGCCAGTTGCAACAGCAGAAACTACAGCACAGCCAGTTGCAACACCAGCAGGAACTGCAGCACAGCCAGttgcaacatcaacagaaattTCAGCGCAGCCAGTTGCAACACCTGCAGCGGCTGCAACACCAGCAGAAACTGTAGCGCAGCCAGTTGCAACACCAGAAGCTGCAACAACAGCAAAACCTGCAACCACGGTAACAACTGCAACACCAACAGCTGCAAGACTAGCTGCAACTCGCAGGCTGGTGACGAGGGGAAAGTTTGCGAGCTGACCCACCAGCCTGATGGCACATGTCCGGAGAAAGAAGTGCTGGTCAGTGCAAGCAGCCGGCAGAGCAATGAGCTTAGGCTGAACCGCCGCCGCACCAAGTCTTTGCCCTGCCTACACGACCCCTCCGACTTCTTCAGCGAATTCAACGGAGGGCTGCGCAAGAAGGTGAAGTTCGCCGACTCGCTGGGGCTCAGCCTGGCCAGCGTCAAGCACTTCCGAGCCAGCGACGAGCCTTACATTCCGTCCAAGGTCTTCCTGCGGCTCCAGAGCTTCCCGGCCATCGTGGATGACCTAAACGAGAAGTTCAAAGCGCTGGGCATCCACTGCCTGAGGCCCGCTTTCTCCATGCCCTGCGAGGCCAGCGACTTCATGCAGCGAGCCGAGAAGAACCGGGTCTGCCTGGAGAATGTCACCGTCAGGCACTTTGATGTTCACGGGCTGATCAGGGTCTTGAACATCTCCTATACCAAAGAGGTGACTGTCCGCTACACCTTCAACAACTGGCTCTCCAGCATGGACACGCCTGCGAAGTATGTGGAAGGGTCGAGCCACTTGGGCACCGACCAGTTCTCCTTCGTTTTGTCCATCCCCCCTTTCTTGGACCAGGGTTCCTTTGTCCACTTCGCCATCTGCTACAGGGCAGACAACGAGGAGTACTGGGACAATAACTTCGACAAAAATTACTCCCTGCAGTGTGAATCTACGTCAGATGAACACGCCAACACTTAG